The following proteins are co-located in the Flavobacterium sp. CECT 9288 genome:
- a CDS encoding triple tyrosine motif-containing protein, translated as MKTKLYFILFLYCFCAFSQELPPIVKYSSSTYGAGNQNWMISQDKKQFIYLANNDGLLEFNGSNWELYPSPNETIIRSVKVIGNKIYSGAYMEFGFWKRMSNGKLKYYSLSKKIKYKILDDEQFWNVLDFEQWVVFQSLNRMYIYDTKTDTFNIISPKNNITKSFRTKDAIYFQIANEGLFEIESGTYRLVTNDQIVLQNKMVNIFADDDGLLLQTQQNGFFKLIDKRLRKIKTDVDNEFATGNVYCSQRLSDGSFALGTISNGVFILDSTGKLKFHITQNKGLSNNTVLSLYEDVDQNVWLGLDNGINCINLRSPIQNYSDDTGILGTVYTSLKCNGNLYVGTNQGLFFKKDSVQEEFRFVSGTKGQVWSLFEHDGTLFCGHDSGTFIVENGMAKNIFSASGTWKFEASPNDKAHLLQGNYYGISVLEKRNNQWSFRNKIKGFNYSSKYFEILKNSDIYVSHEYKGVFRLELDKDLLKVKRVQAYKTPQKGKNASLTTFNNDVYYANKAGIFKLNQKTKQFIKDTILSTVFEKDEYTSGKLIVDNSNKIWLFSKNYIHYFSLSKFSKQLTQNVIPIPSALTNSMLGYENITQISHSNYLIGTTDGYYILNLNELGLKNYNISLSGITTNKQNESFQNQSILSEGSFNHDENNITVFYAVPEFNKYINVEFQYLLEGFQEEWSEWSAKSSVNFKNLPPGNYTLKVRAKYANSTLDSTISYSFRINKPWYFTHVALLIYLIVLVFAARFIHKAYKRYYQQLEKKLIEENNLLLEIKELENEQEVMRIKNEQLSQVVDSKNKELAASTMSLNSKNELLAFIKEDLKKTSEDGNKSIKSVISTINKNINEGDSWSIFKEAFDSTDKDFLKKMKAAHPTLTPNDLRLCAYLRLNLSSKEVAPLLNISVRSVEIKRYRLRKKMELSHEQGLVEYILSV; from the coding sequence TTGAAAACAAAGTTATACTTTATTCTTTTTTTATACTGTTTTTGTGCCTTCTCACAAGAGTTGCCGCCTATTGTAAAATATAGTTCTTCAACCTATGGCGCAGGAAATCAAAACTGGATGATTTCACAGGATAAAAAACAATTTATTTATCTAGCAAATAATGACGGACTACTCGAGTTTAATGGGTCTAACTGGGAACTGTATCCGTCCCCAAACGAAACTATTATACGATCTGTTAAGGTTATAGGGAATAAGATTTATTCTGGTGCCTACATGGAATTTGGTTTTTGGAAACGAATGTCCAACGGGAAACTTAAATACTATTCCTTAAGTAAGAAAATTAAATACAAAATTCTTGATGATGAACAGTTTTGGAATGTTTTAGATTTTGAACAATGGGTTGTTTTTCAGTCTTTAAATAGAATGTATATTTATGATACTAAGACAGATACTTTTAACATCATTAGTCCCAAAAACAACATTACTAAATCTTTTCGTACTAAAGATGCTATTTATTTTCAAATAGCAAATGAAGGTCTTTTTGAAATAGAAAGTGGTACGTATCGTCTTGTAACCAATGATCAAATTGTATTGCAAAATAAGATGGTAAATATTTTTGCTGATGATGATGGACTTCTTTTACAAACGCAACAAAATGGTTTTTTTAAACTTATTGATAAACGTTTGAGAAAAATTAAAACTGATGTGGACAATGAATTTGCTACAGGTAATGTGTATTGCAGTCAGAGGTTAAGTGACGGAAGTTTTGCCTTAGGAACTATTTCAAATGGTGTTTTTATACTTGATTCAACAGGTAAATTGAAATTTCATATCACTCAAAATAAAGGTTTGAGTAATAATACTGTTTTATCACTCTATGAAGATGTTGATCAAAATGTATGGTTGGGACTTGACAATGGTATCAATTGTATCAATTTGCGTTCGCCCATTCAAAATTATAGTGATGATACAGGAATATTGGGGACTGTTTACACCTCTTTAAAATGTAACGGGAACTTATATGTAGGAACAAATCAAGGATTGTTTTTTAAAAAGGATTCTGTACAGGAGGAATTTCGTTTTGTGAGTGGTACTAAAGGTCAAGTTTGGTCTTTATTTGAACATGATGGTACACTTTTTTGTGGCCATGATTCAGGAACATTTATTGTTGAGAATGGAATGGCTAAGAATATTTTTTCGGCCTCTGGAACTTGGAAATTTGAGGCGTCTCCAAATGACAAAGCACATCTTTTACAAGGAAATTATTATGGTATTTCAGTTTTAGAAAAAAGAAATAATCAATGGAGTTTTAGAAATAAAATCAAAGGTTTTAATTACTCATCTAAGTATTTTGAGATTTTAAAAAATTCAGATATTTACGTAAGTCATGAATACAAAGGAGTTTTTAGACTGGAACTTGATAAAGATCTATTGAAAGTAAAACGAGTGCAGGCTTATAAAACACCTCAAAAAGGGAAAAATGCAAGTTTAACTACCTTTAATAATGATGTTTATTATGCTAACAAAGCAGGCATTTTTAAACTGAATCAAAAAACTAAACAGTTTATAAAGGATACTATACTGAGTACTGTTTTTGAAAAAGATGAATACACATCTGGTAAGTTAATTGTTGACAATTCTAACAAGATTTGGTTGTTTTCAAAGAATTACATTCATTATTTTTCGCTGAGTAAATTTAGCAAGCAACTTACGCAAAATGTAATTCCCATACCATCAGCTTTAACAAACTCTATGTTGGGATATGAAAATATAACTCAAATTTCTCACTCCAATTATTTAATAGGAACAACGGATGGATATTATATTTTAAATTTAAATGAATTAGGTTTAAAGAATTACAACATTTCATTATCAGGAATAACTACAAATAAACAAAACGAATCGTTTCAAAACCAAAGTATTCTAAGTGAGGGAAGTTTTAATCATGATGAAAATAACATTACAGTTTTTTATGCTGTACCAGAGTTCAATAAATATATAAATGTCGAGTTTCAGTACTTACTGGAAGGGTTTCAAGAGGAGTGGAGTGAATGGAGTGCCAAATCATCCGTTAATTTTAAGAATTTACCTCCGGGGAATTATACCTTAAAAGTTAGAGCAAAATATGCTAATTCTACTTTAGATAGTACCATATCCTATTCGTTTAGAATAAACAAACCTTGGTATTTTACTCATGTTGCACTTTTGATTTATTTAATTGTGCTGGTCTTTGCAGCAAGATTTATACACAAGGCTTACAAACGCTATTATCAACAATTAGAAAAAAAATTAATAGAGGAAAACAATCTGTTATTAGAAATAAAAGAGTTGGAGAACGAGCAAGAGGTTATGCGAATAAAAAATGAGCAACTTTCTCAAGTAGTTGATTCAAAAAATAAAGAATTGGCCGCATCTACAATGAGTTTGAATAGTAAAAATGAGTTGTTGGCTTTTATCAAAGAAGATTTGAAAAAAACAAGTGAGGATGGCAATAAAAGTATAAAATCTGTAATTTCTACTATAAATAAAAACATCAATGAAGGAGATAGTTGGAGTATTTTTAAAGAGGCATTTGATAGTACCGATAAAGATTTCTTGAAAAAAATGAAGGCGGCGCATCCTACATTAACTCCAAATGATTTAAGATTATGTGCTTATTTAAGGCTTAATCTATCCTCAAAAGAAGTTGCCCCTTTATTGAACATATCGGTACGAAGTGTTGAGATAAAACGATATCGTTTGCGTAAAAAAATGGAATTGTCTCATGAGCAAGGACTTGTAGAGTACATTTTATCTGTATAG
- a CDS encoding TonB-dependent receptor, protein MKSNYLLILFLFITTVGFSQGYDVGGVVKEASSGLPIPGVNIQVKNSSSGTTTDFDGRFYVKGVSPNSVLIFSFVGFKSVEYKVTQATQNLSIVLKEDANTLDEIVVIGYGSQKKREVTGAVSVVDSKTLEVLKPVRVEQALQGTVSGVNVTSTSGAPGAALDIRIRGIATNGENRPTTIIDGYVGELGLLNPNDIETITVLKDAQAAIYGTIGANGIILITTKSGKKNTKSKISYNAYTGFQETSRKLPMLNATEYALLLNESYANGGNAIPFPNVSGLGKGSDWQNEIFSTSVPIINHDISFSGGSDKITYAVSGSHIDQEGIIGEKKSGFLRNTARIALGADVTDRLKLKTNVIYTYFTRNTLNEGGLGSVLFNALNMPSTLKPYDANGDFTLAGTGLGNEIINPLAQIANTYNDYNFKKLNGNFGLDYKLFKDFVITTSLGFNTSNSESKTFSKQISYGGKVFDVQRSSVTQGAINDNNYSFDIYGTYTKKIADAHNITATIGNTIFKEYGNGLFATGFDVPYNSWEFADIALTRGIATFVTNSSYNYDERRLSYFARGQYDYKGKYLFSAMIRRDASTKFGPGNKVAYFPSFTAGWVVSDESFFGQDKFVNFMKFRGSYGTLGNDQIPNNGYISQLNGEATYVFNDVLVNGFAVGQIPNANLKWEEARKFDIGLDLRFLQNKISFVADYFIDTRADLLIPFIPVSGINGAAAPGSNAPTINAGTVRNTGLELALDYKNKFSDSFSLSVGYNVTFLKNEVLEVNNGIGYLEGGSFGVGQPPPPSRMEAGRPIGYFYGYKTDGIFQNQAEVSAHPSQLSLGAEASPGDLRFVDVNGDGVLNASDRTNIGDPIPEATMGFNVQMNYKNFDFAMYTFASVGNDMVRNYERNLTDVNRLNYVLDRWTGEGSTNSTPRVTTGATGNSNFSSFFVEDASYARIQNIQLGYALENKFIEKAGLSKVRLYAGVNNLYTFTKYKGFDPGASSGAPLGGGIDNGFYPIPRTYLLGLNINF, encoded by the coding sequence ATGAAGTCAAACTATCTATTAATCTTATTTCTATTTATTACCACTGTAGGTTTTTCACAAGGGTATGATGTAGGAGGTGTTGTCAAAGAGGCAAGTTCTGGTTTACCAATACCAGGGGTAAATATTCAAGTAAAAAATTCTTCATCAGGAACCACTACAGATTTTGATGGTCGTTTTTATGTAAAAGGCGTTTCGCCTAATTCCGTTTTAATATTTTCTTTCGTAGGTTTTAAAAGTGTAGAATATAAGGTTACACAAGCCACACAGAACCTTTCTATTGTTTTAAAAGAAGATGCAAATACATTAGATGAAATTGTTGTCATAGGTTATGGATCACAAAAAAAGCGAGAAGTAACAGGAGCAGTTTCTGTTGTAGATAGCAAAACACTTGAGGTATTAAAACCAGTTAGAGTGGAACAAGCATTGCAAGGAACCGTGTCTGGAGTAAATGTTACCTCTACATCTGGAGCACCTGGAGCAGCTTTAGATATAAGAATTAGAGGTATTGCTACGAATGGAGAAAATAGACCTACTACTATTATAGATGGTTATGTTGGCGAGTTAGGCTTACTAAATCCTAATGATATAGAAACGATTACGGTATTAAAAGATGCTCAAGCTGCCATTTATGGTACTATTGGTGCCAATGGTATTATCTTGATTACAACCAAATCAGGTAAAAAGAATACTAAATCCAAAATAAGTTATAACGCTTACACTGGTTTTCAAGAAACTTCAAGAAAGTTACCTATGCTTAATGCAACCGAGTATGCTTTGTTGCTTAACGAAAGTTATGCTAATGGTGGTAACGCAATTCCTTTTCCAAATGTATCAGGTTTGGGTAAAGGTTCCGACTGGCAGAATGAAATTTTTAGTACTTCAGTTCCAATAATCAATCATGATATTTCTTTCTCTGGAGGATCTGATAAAATAACCTATGCAGTAAGTGGTTCTCATATTGATCAAGAAGGGATCATTGGAGAAAAAAAATCAGGCTTTTTAAGAAATACTGCAAGAATTGCACTTGGTGCTGATGTTACTGATAGATTGAAATTAAAAACGAATGTTATTTACACTTATTTTACCAGAAATACACTTAATGAAGGTGGTTTAGGCTCAGTGTTATTTAATGCGTTGAATATGCCGTCTACACTAAAACCGTATGATGCTAATGGTGATTTTACTCTTGCTGGTACGGGTCTTGGTAACGAAATAATAAATCCTTTAGCTCAAATTGCAAATACCTATAACGATTATAATTTCAAAAAACTAAATGGTAATTTTGGTTTAGATTACAAACTATTTAAAGATTTTGTGATTACTACTTCACTAGGATTTAATACGTCTAATAGCGAGTCGAAGACATTTTCTAAACAAATCAGTTATGGAGGAAAAGTTTTTGATGTACAAAGAAGTTCTGTAACTCAAGGTGCTATAAACGACAATAATTATTCATTTGATATTTACGGTACCTATACTAAGAAAATTGCCGATGCGCATAATATCACAGCAACTATAGGTAACACTATTTTTAAAGAGTACGGTAATGGTTTGTTTGCCACAGGTTTTGATGTTCCTTATAATTCATGGGAATTTGCTGATATTGCTCTAACTAGAGGAATAGCAACTTTTGTCACAAACAGTTCCTACAATTATGATGAACGTAGACTTTCTTATTTTGCAAGAGGTCAGTATGATTATAAAGGCAAGTACCTTTTCTCGGCAATGATTCGTCGTGATGCTTCTACAAAATTTGGACCAGGAAACAAAGTGGCTTACTTCCCTTCATTTACAGCTGGTTGGGTAGTATCTGATGAGAGTTTCTTTGGACAAGATAAGTTTGTTAATTTCATGAAATTTAGAGGAAGTTACGGAACTTTAGGAAACGATCAAATCCCTAACAATGGATATATTTCTCAATTAAATGGTGAGGCAACTTACGTTTTTAATGATGTGTTAGTGAATGGTTTTGCTGTAGGGCAAATTCCAAACGCTAATTTGAAATGGGAAGAAGCTCGCAAGTTTGATATAGGTTTGGATTTACGATTTCTTCAAAACAAAATATCATTTGTAGCCGATTATTTTATTGACACAAGAGCTGATTTGTTAATTCCATTTATTCCTGTTTCTGGTATCAATGGTGCTGCTGCACCAGGATCTAATGCACCGACAATTAATGCTGGTACGGTTAGAAATACTGGTTTAGAGCTAGCTCTAGATTATAAAAATAAGTTTTCAGATTCCTTTTCTTTAAGCGTAGGATACAATGTTACTTTCTTGAAAAACGAAGTGCTAGAGGTGAACAATGGTATTGGGTATCTTGAGGGAGGATCCTTTGGAGTTGGCCAACCACCACCACCATCAAGAATGGAAGCAGGTAGACCAATTGGTTATTTCTACGGCTATAAAACTGATGGAATTTTTCAGAATCAAGCCGAAGTAAGTGCGCATCCATCTCAATTATCATTAGGAGCAGAAGCAAGTCCGGGTGATTTAAGATTTGTTGATGTAAATGGTGATGGTGTTTTAAATGCCAGTGATAGAACTAACATAGGTGATCCAATTCCTGAGGCTACAATGGGTTTCAATGTTCAAATGAACTATAAAAATTTTGATTTTGCCATGTATACTTTTGCCTCTGTAGGCAATGATATGGTTCGAAATTATGAAAGAAACCTAACAGATGTTAACAGACTGAATTATGTTTTAGACCGTTGGACAGGCGAAGGAAGTACAAATAGCACTCCTAGAGTTACTACAGGTGCAACAGGTAACTCTAATTTTTCAAGTTTCTTTGTTGAAGATGCTTCGTATGCAAGAATCCAAAACATACAGTTAGGATACGCTCTTGAAAATAAGTTTATTGAAAAAGCTGGTCTTTCAAAAGTTAGGTTGTATGCCGGTGTAAACAACTTGTACACTTTTACAAAATACAAAGGTTTTGATCCAGGGGCATCTAGTGGAGCTCCATTGGGTGGAGGTATTGACAATGGTTTTTACCCTATTCCAAGAACGTACTTGTTAGGTTTGAACATTAATTTTTAA